A window of Silurus meridionalis isolate SWU-2019-XX chromosome 4, ASM1480568v1, whole genome shotgun sequence contains these coding sequences:
- the si:dkey-17m8.1 gene encoding C-Jun-amino-terminal kinase-interacting protein 4 isoform X2, which yields MLWRRRKGRRKSCWRDMRERERCVGRAKSVIWSWMISLSRRGERYVAETRSGRREKGIWRRKPESKLIKVLLFSSVVALEEQKASLTKELNTLKHTHSKLVLTYRDLLEKKKELEREGSPLRNRIRSKSTEPPEENAAIQREATPDVASNPKISETSTSTDTKLIKMETVNNSFFINDIISSTPELAQLQGLVEASTPVRAEIGESNGSLEEEIRQIKEERGEDQEEGNQENEIEEKEKDLDSLEWEMRNTDSVFSELSELSQEYVESVDQGVSVRGSTVQFEEILSQYEELKHTHEMVDAARKALISRVEELTNERSALNLELTSCQETISRLESKTKEMEEETKRLRKELEASQAEDSDTSFSTSNRRFSRSEMARVVMEKNQYKERLIELQDALRRAQAHGNTKTENIPDDKKSSVWRRFNRFLGLTKDQLAPVALAPAALAPAALALTVPPVAPPTSSPVGSPHKLSVSMVQTEDSLSPRLRRRELYREIRSHVWRTLGKRQVHGWSMPVSHTDTQNNDPTLEPKDMPALIQLRLLDQRDASAKLTCAVAVPPEVSGEQHCSVWVITGPASSSDVTVIDPARSNTLLDQFSLPPTSPALCICAVPPTGETSGTVWIGTQDGGLLIHSASGSRRRCMQSVSLSEGVHSLTFSSGQVIAGLGNGMLAFFSYSSGGWNLHAHEVLSLGITPLQPIRCCLAKNGCLWVGYWNKVLMIDVQNRKVEKTFAVSHRSEQQVRFLCAAGSGVWASCRLDATLRLFDWTTGRPLQEVDVSSMVTKALGSAFLSLSPLQISALSVICGRLWLGTGSGAVFSIPLSLSSESSIPYCTLASAQLCFHGHRQAVKFIILAPGCRGSSVTADGSASPSHLILSGGEGYINFRIGDEVSDGLGETVPQRSERSHVIIWQSPTQTVPSSSL from the exons CGTTATTTGGAGTTGGATGATCAGTTTGAGCAGGAGAGGAGAGCGATACGTGGCAGAGACAAGGAGCGggagaagagagaaagggatCTGGAGAAGAAAGCCAGAGAGCAAGCTGATCAAA GTGCTTCTGTTTTCTTCAGTGGTGGCTCTGGAGGAGCAGAAAGCAAGTCTGACTAAAGAGTTAAACacattgaaacacacacatagcaaG tTAGTTCTAACATATCGGGATCtactggaaaagaaaaaggagctGGAAAGGGAAGGGTCCCCTCTAAG AAATCGCATACGCTCCAAAAGTACAGAGCCACCTGAAGAAAATGCAGCCATCCAG CGTGAGGCGACACCTGATGTTGCTTCCAACCCCAAAATATCAGAAACGTCAACTTCCACAGACACTAAACTAATCAAAATGGAAACTGtgaataattctttttttatcaacGACATCATAAGTTCTACTCCAGAATTGGCTCAGCTGCAGGGCCTCGTGGAAGCAAG taCTCCAGTTCGAGCAGAAATAGGAGAATCAAACGGCAGTCTAGAGGAAGAGATCAGACAAATTAAAGAAGAGAGAGGTGAGGACCAGGAGGAAGGCAATCAAGAAAATGAAattgaggaaaaagaaaaggactTGGACAGTTTGGAGTGGGAGATGAGAAACACAGATTCTGTATTTTCTGAGCTTTCAGAGCTTAGCCAGGAATATGTGGAGAGTGTGGACCAAGGTGTCAGCGTGAGAG GCAGCACAGTCCAGTTTGAGGAGATTCTTTCACAGTATGAGGAACTGAAACACACCCA cGAGATGGTAGACGCTGCTCGTAAGGCCCTCATTTCTCGTGTAGAGGAACTGACGAATGAGAGATCTGCTCTGAACCTGGAGCTCACTTCCTGTCAGGAAACCATCAGCCGACTGGAAAGCAAAACAAAGGAGATGGAAGAGGAGACCAAACG GCTTCGCAAAGAACTGGAAGCATCACAGGCTGAGGACTCTGAC ACTTCTTTTTCTACCTCAAATCGCCGGTTCTCACGTTCAGAGATGGCTCGTGTAGTCATGGAGAAGAATCAGTATAAAGAGCGGTTGATTGAACTGCAGGATGCCCTGCGGCGTGCACAGGCTCATGG GAATACTAAGACTGAAAATATTCCAGACGACAAGAAAAGCAGTGTATGGAGGAG GTTTAACCGTTTTCTTGGTTTGACAAAGGACCAACTTGCTCCAGTTGCATTAGCTCCAGCTGCTTTGGCACCCGCTGCTTTGGCCCTTACTGTCCCCCCTGTTGCACCTCCAACTTCCTCACCAGTGGGCTCACCTCATAAGCTATCCGTCAGCATGGTTCAAACAGA GGATTCTCTATCTCCCAGGCTGAGGAGGAGAGAATTATATCGGGAAATCCGCTCTCACGTGTGGAGAACACTGGGAAAAAGACAGGTGCATGGCTGGAGCATGCCCGTttctcacactgacacacag AACAACGACCCAACTCTGGAGCCTAAAGACATGCCTGCCCTCATACAGCTGCGATTGCTTGACCAAAGAGATGCTTCTGCTAAG ctgaCCTGTGCTGTAGCAGTTCCACCAGAGGTGTCAGGGGAGCAGCAC TGTTCTGTCTGGGTGATCACTGGTCCTGCCTCCAGTAGTGATGTCACAGTGATTGACCCAGCACGGTCCAATACCCTCCTGGATCAGTTCAGCCTTCCACCCACCTCTCCTGCTCTGTGCATTTGTGCTGTGCCTCCCACTG GAGAAACATCTGGGACTGTGTGGATTGGGACGCAGGATGGAGG CTTGCTCATTCATTCAGCCTCTGGCTCTCGGAGGCGCTGTATGCAGTCAGTCAGTCTTTCAGAGGGGGTGCACTCTCTTAC gTTCTCATCAGGTCAGGTGATTGCTGGATTAGGCAACGGAATGCTTGCATTTTTCAGCTACAGCTCTG GTGGGTGGAATCTTCATGCCCATGAAGTACTTTCACTAGGCATAACTCCTCTGCAGCCCATTCGCTGTTGCCTAGCCAAGAACGGCTGTCTCTGGGTGGGATACTGGAACAAAGTGTTGATGATTGATGTTCAAAATAGAAAGGTGGAG AAAACATTCGCTGTGTCTCATCGAAGCGAACAACAGGTTCGCTTCCTGTGTGCAGCAGGAAGCGGAGTTTGGGCTTCCTGTCGGCTGGATGCTACGCTCAGGCTGTTTGATTGGACAACTGGGCGGCCATTACAGGAGGTTGATGTTTCATCAATGGTAACCAAAGCTCTAg gCAGTGCATTCCTGTCCCTTTCACCTCTTCAGATCTCTGCCCTGTCCGTGATCTGTGGGCGGCTGTGGTTGGGCACAGGAAGTGGTGCTGTTTTCTCCATTCCGCTGTCACTCa GTTCTGAGTCCTCTATCCCATATTGCACATTGGCTTCAGCTCAACTATGCTTTCATGGCCATCGTCAAGCAGTTAAATTTATCATTTTAGCTCCCG GCTGCCGTGGATCTTCTGTTACAGCAGATGGTTCTGCCTCTCCCTCACATCTCATCCTCAGTGGTGGGGAAGGCTACATCAATTTTCGCATTG